CTCTTTGTCTTTCCCCCCCGCTTAATTTTTTTATTTTTACATCTTTTAGATTGGTAATCTTTAGATCATACATTAGAGAATATGCGTCATCTAATAGATCCTTTGAATACATGCCTGTAATGGAACGCCAACGTGGCATTCTTCCCAATGCCCCCATCATTACATTTGAAAATACACTTAGCTCATTGACTAATCCCAAATTTTGTGGAATATATCCAAGACGTTTTTGGTTTTCTTTATCTAGTCCCTTTTTTCCAAAAAAATATAATTCACCTGAGGTTGGTTTGACAAGACCTAATGCAACTCGCAAAAGGGTGGTCTTTCCTGCCCCATTTGGCCCCATTATAGTAACTGCATTGCCTTGTGGGATGTCAATCGAAATATTGTTGAGTATTTTTTTATCATTAACAGTCAGATGAACAGCGTTCATACTGAGTGCATTCATACGTTTGACTAAACTTTCTCCGTATATTTCAAACCTGTCATTTCTAGTGCACTCTGCAAGTTTTCAAGATGCTTCTCGGCAGTGGTTTCTTCAAAACCAACAAATATTGCAGATACCAGTTTTCTCATGATTTGTTTTGTACTGTCATCATTTCCCATCTTTAACATCGCTCGTTTGATTTCCATTTTTGCATTAGAATCCATCTCTTTGCTAAATACCACACCATGTGACGGTATAGGCCCCTGCTCGTGGATCACCTTTGTGTTTTCTCTTACTTCTCTGTAAAGTTTCTCGCTTACATCCCCTGCAATTATGCTAACATCGACTTTGTTGCTTTTCAGTGCTTCCCATGCTTGACTGTACCCTCCTGCAAACACTACATCTGAAAAGTATGATTTTGGATCAACTTCCTTGCCTTTTTCTACTGTGATTAACCCTGTTTCGACCATTGTTTTCATTGGTGTCACATAACCTGATGTGGATAACGGACTTGAAAATGCTGCACGTTTACCCCTTAGATCTTCTAGTGTGTTATATGGTGAATCTTTTGGAACAACCCAATATGAATAATAAAATGTTTCAGCGGTTAGCGTATCGCCTATAACTACTTCTCTTACTTCTGCAATTTCTAATGTAGCACCTGCTTTTTCTACTGCAAGATATGCAGGCCATGCACTCATAAATGCAACATCTGCCTTGCCAAAGCGTAAGGCCTCTACAACTCCAGCATATGATGTTGGAACGTAAATTTGAATGTCATAATCAGTTTCTTGTTCTAGATATTGTTCTAGTTCATTTGCTTGTGATTCTATGTCACTTGCTTGAGCTGTTGGTTGAATTGCAAGTGTTATGACTTTCTTTGCAGTTGTATCTACATTGTTATCTGTTGTTACAAATACGCCATATCCTATGCCAATTCCAGCTATCAATATTATTGGAATTAAGACATAAAATTTATTCATGCGATGTTTCTTTGTGATGTTTATTTAAATTTGACATAAGTTCTACAGTTATAGAATATGAACAAACAATATCAAACATACGTTTACAAGGGTAATTCTAATCTCGTATTATATCATAAAATAAAAAAAATCAATGAATGATGATTTTAATGTTTTATTTTACTATGTTGCATTTAGGACACAAGTATAATTTTTTTAGAATATAGGGAATCATGTTACTATAATTATTGCAAATCTTTATCATAACTAGGTTCATAAATTCTAAAATATCTTTTATCTTAAATTTGATTAGCGATTCTACGGATTAATTCTATGTCACTAGAATTAACGGATTTTACATTAATAGGTATTCTAGAAGTAAAATAATGCCCAAAGTTACACCACTAGGGT
The DNA window shown above is from Nitrosarchaeum sp. and carries:
- a CDS encoding phosphonate ABC transporter ATP-binding protein — encoded protein: MNAVHLTVNDKKILNNISIDIPQGNAVTIMGPNGAGKTTLLRVALGLVKPTSGELYFFGKKGLDKENQKRLGYIPQNLGLVNELSVFSNVMMGALGRMPRWRSITGMYSKDLLDDAYSLMYDLKITNLKDVKIKKLSGGERQRVAIARTLIQKPSMILADEMTASLDFKAAVSVMDIFSEVKKKMKITILMTHHNPDLARLYSDNVLIMINGRIEKNILASEITQDMIGDLYEP
- a CDS encoding phosphate/phosphite/phosphonate ABC transporter substrate-binding protein, translated to MNKFYVLIPIILIAGIGIGYGVFVTTDNNVDTTAKKVITLAIQPTAQASDIESQANELEQYLEQETDYDIQIYVPTSYAGVVEALRFGKADVAFMSAWPAYLAVEKAGATLEIAEVREVVIGDTLTAETFYYSYWVVPKDSPYNTLEDLRGKRAAFSSPLSTSGYVTPMKTMVETGLITVEKGKEVDPKSYFSDVVFAGGYSQAWEALKSNKVDVSIIAGDVSEKLYREVRENTKVIHEQGPIPSHGVVFSKEMDSNAKMEIKRAMLKMGNDDSTKQIMRKLVSAIFVGFEETTAEKHLENLQSALEMTGLKYTEKV